From Parambassis ranga chromosome 9, fParRan2.1, whole genome shotgun sequence, the proteins below share one genomic window:
- the LOC114440746 gene encoding golgin subfamily A member 1 isoform X2: MFAKLKKKIAEEAATAPRSGVRIPRTISKESITSVGADSGDDFASDGSSSRDDLPSQLLRRNDQIRKLEAKLSDYAEQLRIMQKTKDKLEIALERHQDSSIKKLQDQNENHQANKAKMAEGMALALEKKDQEWMEKLGSVEKEKADLSARLEEMMEQSLALFQKRDDLDELEGFQQQELAKVKHMLLRKEELLSQREQELQQKDGEVQSAKRGLSEAWGKLRALEQQHEESCRLNSELEIEREELLLLREEADKKISELEGQCQELQSVIQQVSEDFQKSQSMVSNLEKSLHELQTEHDALKLQQQKAAVTEEDKERLLVDLQKKVSSLERRLEGNLSQDEHLQELLQEKSNVETMLKDTRAELLAVRTNHADTVSSLEAQVSRMSCTITELQTLLRHKEDSSRAYRERTDTQIANLELQVLETTERLKSAEQQIAEKQQHMDKVQGEWNAEKAFLDQQVCLLEQQSQEKASRLEESISSLQTDKQMLLDRVADLDKQMNEANSTLKQRSEEMEDCKAELNSRQTLSTEIAKALEETRRQKEELQMQVGELTRDLQTSQRELSTATEKLALREEDTETLRNEMQSRQALLVQLQEEAERLRAQLKQMELDKDSQLTSLKEELLSQTQQLDSCQARVSYLEVEVETLTEQLHSPEVCEEDQNGSVTVDDLDHVQKVNRELEQQLSDKNRQLQQRLAELKRTLQKELKLKPEPEAEGREKLLESRAEKQEKVCPDPPPASTPSPPTSNTTVTNTSDLNDSREINFEYLKHVVLKFMSSRDAEAYQLIRAVAVLLNFSREEEEMLKQTLEYKMSWFGSKPSPKGTIRPSISGTSTNWS; the protein is encoded by the exons ATGTTTGCCAAGTTGAAGAAGAAGATTGCAGAGGAGGCGGCCACAGCACCTCGAAGTGGTGTTCGTATACCCCGCACAATCAGCAAGGAATCCATCACCTCCGTGGGGGCAGATTCTGGGGATGACTTT GCGTCTGATGGCAGCAGCTCCAGGGATGACCTGCCCTCCCAGCTCCTTAGAAGAAATGATCAGATTCGGAAACTGGAGGCCAAGCTATCAG ACTACGCTGAGCAGCTACGAATTATGCAGAAGACGAAGGACAAGCTTGAAATTGCATTAGAAAGGCATCAGGATT CGTCCATAAAGAAACTTCAAGACCAGAATGAGAATCATCAAGCCAACAAAGCCAAAATGGCAGAGGGGATGGCTTTAGCTTTAGAAAAGAAGGATCAG GAATGGATGGAGAAGTTGGGCAGTGTGGAAAAG GAAAAGGCTGACCTGTCAGCTCGCCTAGAGGAGATGATGGAACAGAGCTTAGCACTCTTCCAGAAAAGGGATGACCTGGATGAACTGGAGGGctttcagcagcaggagctTGCTAAAGTGAAACACATG TTGCTAAGAAAGGAGGAGTTACTGAGCcagagagagcaggagctgcagcagaaggaCGGTGAAGTTCAGTCAGCAAAACGAGGGCTCTCTGAGGCCTGGGGAAAACTCCGTGCtctggaacagcagcatgaggagagctgcagactCAACTCTGAGCTTGAAATAGAGAG agaggagctgctgctgctcagagaagaGGCAGACAAGAAGATAAGTGAGCTGGAGGGACAATGTcaggagctgcagtctgtcatccAGCAAGTTTCTGAAGACTTCCAGAAG tccCAGAGTATGGTCTCAAATCTAGAGAAGTCACTCCATGAATTGCAGACTGAACACGATGCCCTGAAGTTGCAGCAACAAAAG GCTGCTGTGACCGAGGAGGACAAGGAGCGCTTGTTAGTGGACCTTCAGAAGAAAGTATCTTCATTGGAGAGACGGTTGGAAGGGAACCTGAGCCAAGATGAGCATCTACAGGAGCTTCTTCAGGAG AAGTCCAACGTGGAGACGATGTTGAAAGACaccagagcagagctgctggcTGTCCGAACAAACCATGCTGATACTGTTAGCTCTCTGGAGGCACAG GTATCCAGGATGAGCTGTACTATTACTGAGCTGCAGACTCTGCTCCGGCACAAAGAAGACTCCTCCAGGGcctacagagagagaacagacacacag ATTGCTAACCTGGAGCTGCAGGTCCTAGAGACTACTGAGAGGCTGAAGAGTGCAGAACAGCAGATCGCAGAGAAACAGCAACACATGGACAAAGTT CAAGGAGAGTGGAATGCAGAGAAAGCCTTTCTGGATCAGCAGGTGTGCTTGTTAGAGCAGCAGAGTCAGGAGAAGGCCAGTCGGCTGGAAGAAAGCATCAGCTCtttacagacagacaaacagatgctGCTGGACAGGGTG GCTGATCTGGACAAACAGATGAATGAGGCAAATTCCACTCTGAAGCAGCGGAGTGAAGAGATGGAGGACTGTAAG GCAGAGCTGAACAGCCGGCAGACATTGAGCACAGAAATTGCTAAAGCTCTGGAAGAAACCAGACGACAGAAGGAGGAGCTGCAAATGCAG GTTGGAGAGCTGACCAGAGACCTACAGACGTCGCAGCGGGAGCTGTCCACTGCCACCGAGAAGCTAGCGCTGAGAGAGGAAGATACCGAAACACTCCGGAACG agatGCAGAGTCGGCAGGCATTACTTgtccagctgcaggaggaagccGAGCGGCTGCGAGCACAGCTGAAGCAGATGGAGCTGGATAAAGACTCCCAGCTGACCAgcctgaaggaggagctgctcagtcaaacacagcagctagaTAGCTGCCAGGCACGG GTCTCGTacctggaggtggaggtggaaacCCTGACAGAACAGCTTCACAGCCCtgaagtgtgtgaggaggatCAAAATGGCAGTGTGACCGTGGACGACCTGGATCATGTCCAGAAAGTAAACCgagagctggagcagcagctcagcgACAAGAACAGG cagctgcagcagagactggCAGAACTGAAGAGGACTCTGCAGAAAGAACTG AAACTAAAGCCTGAGCCAGAAGCTGAAGGGAGGGAGAAATTGTTAGAAAGCCGAgcagagaaacaagagaaggTTTGTCCAGACCCTCCACCAGCATCCACTCCGAGCCCCCCGACCTCCAACACCACAGTGACTAACACCTCAGACCTCAACGACTCACGGGAAATCAACTTTGAGTATCTCAAGCATGTTGTCCTCAAGTTCATGTCATCTAGAGATGCCGAG GCTTATCAGCTCATTCGAGCTGTAGCTGTGCTGCTGAACTTCAGTCGCGAGGAAGAGGAAATGCTGAAGCAAACCCTGGAGTACAAG ATGTCATGGTTTGGATCCAAGCCCTCTCCTAAGGGGACCATCCGGCCTTCAATCTCAGGCACTTCAACCAACTGGAGctga
- the LOC114440746 gene encoding golgin subfamily A member 1 isoform X3, whose protein sequence is MFAKLKKKIAEEAATAPRSGVRIPRTISKESITSVGADSGDDFASDGSSSRDDLPSQLLRRNDQIRKLEAKLSDYAEQLRIMQKTKDKLEIALERHQDSSIKKLQDQNENHQANKAKMAEGMALALEKKDQEWMEKLGSVEKEKADLSARLEEMMEQSLALFQKRDDLDELEGFQQQELAKVKHMLLRKEELLSQREQELQQKDGEVQSAKRGLSEAWGKLRALEQQHEESCRLNSELEIEREELLLLREEADKKISELEGQCQELQSVIQQVSEDFQKSQSMVSNLEKSLHELQTEHDALKLQQQKAAVTEEDKERLLVDLQKKVSSLERRLEGNLSQDEHLQELLQEKSNVETMLKDTRAELLAVRTNHADTVSSLEAQVSRMSCTITELQTLLRHKEDSSRAYRERTDTQIANLELQVLETTERLKSAEQQIAEKQQHMDKVQGEWNAEKAFLDQQVCLLEQQSQEKASRLEESISSLQTDKQMLLDRVADLDKQMNEANSTLKQRSEEMEDCKAELNSRQTLSTEIAKALEETRRQKEELQMQVGELTRDLQTSQRELSTATEKLALREEDTETLRNEMQSRQALLVQLQEEAERLRAQLKQMELDKDSQLTSLKEELLSQTQQLDSCQARVSYLEVEVETLTEQLHSPEVCEEDQNGSVTVDDLDHVQKVNRELEQQLSDKNRLQQRLAELKRTLQKELKLKPEPEAEGREKLLESRAEKQEKVCPDPPPASTPSPPTSNTTVTNTSDLNDSREINFEYLKHVVLKFMSSRDAEAYQLIRAVAVLLNFSREEEEMLKQTLEYKMSWFGSKPSPKGTIRPSISGTSTNWS, encoded by the exons ATGTTTGCCAAGTTGAAGAAGAAGATTGCAGAGGAGGCGGCCACAGCACCTCGAAGTGGTGTTCGTATACCCCGCACAATCAGCAAGGAATCCATCACCTCCGTGGGGGCAGATTCTGGGGATGACTTT GCGTCTGATGGCAGCAGCTCCAGGGATGACCTGCCCTCCCAGCTCCTTAGAAGAAATGATCAGATTCGGAAACTGGAGGCCAAGCTATCAG ACTACGCTGAGCAGCTACGAATTATGCAGAAGACGAAGGACAAGCTTGAAATTGCATTAGAAAGGCATCAGGATT CGTCCATAAAGAAACTTCAAGACCAGAATGAGAATCATCAAGCCAACAAAGCCAAAATGGCAGAGGGGATGGCTTTAGCTTTAGAAAAGAAGGATCAG GAATGGATGGAGAAGTTGGGCAGTGTGGAAAAG GAAAAGGCTGACCTGTCAGCTCGCCTAGAGGAGATGATGGAACAGAGCTTAGCACTCTTCCAGAAAAGGGATGACCTGGATGAACTGGAGGGctttcagcagcaggagctTGCTAAAGTGAAACACATG TTGCTAAGAAAGGAGGAGTTACTGAGCcagagagagcaggagctgcagcagaaggaCGGTGAAGTTCAGTCAGCAAAACGAGGGCTCTCTGAGGCCTGGGGAAAACTCCGTGCtctggaacagcagcatgaggagagctgcagactCAACTCTGAGCTTGAAATAGAGAG agaggagctgctgctgctcagagaagaGGCAGACAAGAAGATAAGTGAGCTGGAGGGACAATGTcaggagctgcagtctgtcatccAGCAAGTTTCTGAAGACTTCCAGAAG tccCAGAGTATGGTCTCAAATCTAGAGAAGTCACTCCATGAATTGCAGACTGAACACGATGCCCTGAAGTTGCAGCAACAAAAG GCTGCTGTGACCGAGGAGGACAAGGAGCGCTTGTTAGTGGACCTTCAGAAGAAAGTATCTTCATTGGAGAGACGGTTGGAAGGGAACCTGAGCCAAGATGAGCATCTACAGGAGCTTCTTCAGGAG AAGTCCAACGTGGAGACGATGTTGAAAGACaccagagcagagctgctggcTGTCCGAACAAACCATGCTGATACTGTTAGCTCTCTGGAGGCACAG GTATCCAGGATGAGCTGTACTATTACTGAGCTGCAGACTCTGCTCCGGCACAAAGAAGACTCCTCCAGGGcctacagagagagaacagacacacag ATTGCTAACCTGGAGCTGCAGGTCCTAGAGACTACTGAGAGGCTGAAGAGTGCAGAACAGCAGATCGCAGAGAAACAGCAACACATGGACAAAGTT CAAGGAGAGTGGAATGCAGAGAAAGCCTTTCTGGATCAGCAGGTGTGCTTGTTAGAGCAGCAGAGTCAGGAGAAGGCCAGTCGGCTGGAAGAAAGCATCAGCTCtttacagacagacaaacagatgctGCTGGACAGGGTG GCTGATCTGGACAAACAGATGAATGAGGCAAATTCCACTCTGAAGCAGCGGAGTGAAGAGATGGAGGACTGTAAG GCAGAGCTGAACAGCCGGCAGACATTGAGCACAGAAATTGCTAAAGCTCTGGAAGAAACCAGACGACAGAAGGAGGAGCTGCAAATGCAG GTTGGAGAGCTGACCAGAGACCTACAGACGTCGCAGCGGGAGCTGTCCACTGCCACCGAGAAGCTAGCGCTGAGAGAGGAAGATACCGAAACACTCCGGAACG agatGCAGAGTCGGCAGGCATTACTTgtccagctgcaggaggaagccGAGCGGCTGCGAGCACAGCTGAAGCAGATGGAGCTGGATAAAGACTCCCAGCTGACCAgcctgaaggaggagctgctcagtcaaacacagcagctagaTAGCTGCCAGGCACGG GTCTCGTacctggaggtggaggtggaaacCCTGACAGAACAGCTTCACAGCCCtgaagtgtgtgaggaggatCAAAATGGCAGTGTGACCGTGGACGACCTGGATCATGTCCAGAAAGTAAACCgagagctggagcagcagctcagcgACAAGAACAGG ctgcagcagagactggCAGAACTGAAGAGGACTCTGCAGAAAGAACTG AAACTAAAGCCTGAGCCAGAAGCTGAAGGGAGGGAGAAATTGTTAGAAAGCCGAgcagagaaacaagagaaggTTTGTCCAGACCCTCCACCAGCATCCACTCCGAGCCCCCCGACCTCCAACACCACAGTGACTAACACCTCAGACCTCAACGACTCACGGGAAATCAACTTTGAGTATCTCAAGCATGTTGTCCTCAAGTTCATGTCATCTAGAGATGCCGAG GCTTATCAGCTCATTCGAGCTGTAGCTGTGCTGCTGAACTTCAGTCGCGAGGAAGAGGAAATGCTGAAGCAAACCCTGGAGTACAAG ATGTCATGGTTTGGATCCAAGCCCTCTCCTAAGGGGACCATCCGGCCTTCAATCTCAGGCACTTCAACCAACTGGAGctga
- the LOC114440746 gene encoding golgin subfamily A member 1 isoform X4 → MFAKLKKKIAEEAATAPRSGVRIPRTISKESITSVGADSGDDFASDGSSSRDDLPSQLLRRNDQIRKLEAKLSDYAEQLRIMQKTKDKLEIALERHQDSSIKKLQDQNENHQANKAKMAEGMALALEKKDQEWMEKLGSVEKEKADLSARLEEMMEQSLALFQKRDDLDELEGFQQQELAKVKHMLLRKEELLSQREQELQQKDGEVQSAKRGLSEAWGKLRALEQQHEESCRLNSELEIEREELLLLREEADKKISELEGQCQELQSVIQQVSEDFQKSQSMVSNLEKSLHELQTEHDALKLQQQKAAVTEEDKERLLVDLQKKVSSLERRLEGNLSQDEHLQELLQEKSNVETMLKDTRAELLAVRTNHADTVSSLEAQVSRMSCTITELQTLLRHKEDSSRAYRERTDTQIANLELQVLETTERLKSAEQQIAEKQQHMDKVQGEWNAEKAFLDQQVCLLEQQSQEKASRLEESISSLQTDKQMLLDRVADLDKQMNEANSTLKQRSEEMEDCKVGELTRDLQTSQRELSTATEKLALREEDTETLRNEMQSRQALLVQLQEEAERLRAQLKQMELDKDSQLTSLKEELLSQTQQLDSCQARVSYLEVEVETLTEQLHSPEVCEEDQNGSVTVDDLDHVQKVNRELEQQLSDKNRTIKQLQQRLAELKRTLQKELKLKPEPEAEGREKLLESRAEKQEKVCPDPPPASTPSPPTSNTTVTNTSDLNDSREINFEYLKHVVLKFMSSRDAEAYQLIRAVAVLLNFSREEEEMLKQTLEYKMSWFGSKPSPKGTIRPSISGTSTNWS, encoded by the exons ATGTTTGCCAAGTTGAAGAAGAAGATTGCAGAGGAGGCGGCCACAGCACCTCGAAGTGGTGTTCGTATACCCCGCACAATCAGCAAGGAATCCATCACCTCCGTGGGGGCAGATTCTGGGGATGACTTT GCGTCTGATGGCAGCAGCTCCAGGGATGACCTGCCCTCCCAGCTCCTTAGAAGAAATGATCAGATTCGGAAACTGGAGGCCAAGCTATCAG ACTACGCTGAGCAGCTACGAATTATGCAGAAGACGAAGGACAAGCTTGAAATTGCATTAGAAAGGCATCAGGATT CGTCCATAAAGAAACTTCAAGACCAGAATGAGAATCATCAAGCCAACAAAGCCAAAATGGCAGAGGGGATGGCTTTAGCTTTAGAAAAGAAGGATCAG GAATGGATGGAGAAGTTGGGCAGTGTGGAAAAG GAAAAGGCTGACCTGTCAGCTCGCCTAGAGGAGATGATGGAACAGAGCTTAGCACTCTTCCAGAAAAGGGATGACCTGGATGAACTGGAGGGctttcagcagcaggagctTGCTAAAGTGAAACACATG TTGCTAAGAAAGGAGGAGTTACTGAGCcagagagagcaggagctgcagcagaaggaCGGTGAAGTTCAGTCAGCAAAACGAGGGCTCTCTGAGGCCTGGGGAAAACTCCGTGCtctggaacagcagcatgaggagagctgcagactCAACTCTGAGCTTGAAATAGAGAG agaggagctgctgctgctcagagaagaGGCAGACAAGAAGATAAGTGAGCTGGAGGGACAATGTcaggagctgcagtctgtcatccAGCAAGTTTCTGAAGACTTCCAGAAG tccCAGAGTATGGTCTCAAATCTAGAGAAGTCACTCCATGAATTGCAGACTGAACACGATGCCCTGAAGTTGCAGCAACAAAAG GCTGCTGTGACCGAGGAGGACAAGGAGCGCTTGTTAGTGGACCTTCAGAAGAAAGTATCTTCATTGGAGAGACGGTTGGAAGGGAACCTGAGCCAAGATGAGCATCTACAGGAGCTTCTTCAGGAG AAGTCCAACGTGGAGACGATGTTGAAAGACaccagagcagagctgctggcTGTCCGAACAAACCATGCTGATACTGTTAGCTCTCTGGAGGCACAG GTATCCAGGATGAGCTGTACTATTACTGAGCTGCAGACTCTGCTCCGGCACAAAGAAGACTCCTCCAGGGcctacagagagagaacagacacacag ATTGCTAACCTGGAGCTGCAGGTCCTAGAGACTACTGAGAGGCTGAAGAGTGCAGAACAGCAGATCGCAGAGAAACAGCAACACATGGACAAAGTT CAAGGAGAGTGGAATGCAGAGAAAGCCTTTCTGGATCAGCAGGTGTGCTTGTTAGAGCAGCAGAGTCAGGAGAAGGCCAGTCGGCTGGAAGAAAGCATCAGCTCtttacagacagacaaacagatgctGCTGGACAGGGTG GCTGATCTGGACAAACAGATGAATGAGGCAAATTCCACTCTGAAGCAGCGGAGTGAAGAGATGGAGGACTGTAAG GTTGGAGAGCTGACCAGAGACCTACAGACGTCGCAGCGGGAGCTGTCCACTGCCACCGAGAAGCTAGCGCTGAGAGAGGAAGATACCGAAACACTCCGGAACG agatGCAGAGTCGGCAGGCATTACTTgtccagctgcaggaggaagccGAGCGGCTGCGAGCACAGCTGAAGCAGATGGAGCTGGATAAAGACTCCCAGCTGACCAgcctgaaggaggagctgctcagtcaaacacagcagctagaTAGCTGCCAGGCACGG GTCTCGTacctggaggtggaggtggaaacCCTGACAGAACAGCTTCACAGCCCtgaagtgtgtgaggaggatCAAAATGGCAGTGTGACCGTGGACGACCTGGATCATGTCCAGAAAGTAAACCgagagctggagcagcagctcagcgACAAGAACAGG accatcaagcagctgcagcagagactggCAGAACTGAAGAGGACTCTGCAGAAAGAACTG AAACTAAAGCCTGAGCCAGAAGCTGAAGGGAGGGAGAAATTGTTAGAAAGCCGAgcagagaaacaagagaaggTTTGTCCAGACCCTCCACCAGCATCCACTCCGAGCCCCCCGACCTCCAACACCACAGTGACTAACACCTCAGACCTCAACGACTCACGGGAAATCAACTTTGAGTATCTCAAGCATGTTGTCCTCAAGTTCATGTCATCTAGAGATGCCGAG GCTTATCAGCTCATTCGAGCTGTAGCTGTGCTGCTGAACTTCAGTCGCGAGGAAGAGGAAATGCTGAAGCAAACCCTGGAGTACAAG ATGTCATGGTTTGGATCCAAGCCCTCTCCTAAGGGGACCATCCGGCCTTCAATCTCAGGCACTTCAACCAACTGGAGctga
- the LOC114440746 gene encoding golgin subfamily A member 1 isoform X1, whose product MFAKLKKKIAEEAATAPRSGVRIPRTISKESITSVGADSGDDFASDGSSSRDDLPSQLLRRNDQIRKLEAKLSDYAEQLRIMQKTKDKLEIALERHQDSSIKKLQDQNENHQANKAKMAEGMALALEKKDQEWMEKLGSVEKEKADLSARLEEMMEQSLALFQKRDDLDELEGFQQQELAKVKHMLLRKEELLSQREQELQQKDGEVQSAKRGLSEAWGKLRALEQQHEESCRLNSELEIEREELLLLREEADKKISELEGQCQELQSVIQQVSEDFQKSQSMVSNLEKSLHELQTEHDALKLQQQKAAVTEEDKERLLVDLQKKVSSLERRLEGNLSQDEHLQELLQEKSNVETMLKDTRAELLAVRTNHADTVSSLEAQVSRMSCTITELQTLLRHKEDSSRAYRERTDTQIANLELQVLETTERLKSAEQQIAEKQQHMDKVQGEWNAEKAFLDQQVCLLEQQSQEKASRLEESISSLQTDKQMLLDRVADLDKQMNEANSTLKQRSEEMEDCKAELNSRQTLSTEIAKALEETRRQKEELQMQVGELTRDLQTSQRELSTATEKLALREEDTETLRNEMQSRQALLVQLQEEAERLRAQLKQMELDKDSQLTSLKEELLSQTQQLDSCQARVSYLEVEVETLTEQLHSPEVCEEDQNGSVTVDDLDHVQKVNRELEQQLSDKNRTIKQLQQRLAELKRTLQKELKLKPEPEAEGREKLLESRAEKQEKVCPDPPPASTPSPPTSNTTVTNTSDLNDSREINFEYLKHVVLKFMSSRDAEAYQLIRAVAVLLNFSREEEEMLKQTLEYKMSWFGSKPSPKGTIRPSISGTSTNWS is encoded by the exons ATGTTTGCCAAGTTGAAGAAGAAGATTGCAGAGGAGGCGGCCACAGCACCTCGAAGTGGTGTTCGTATACCCCGCACAATCAGCAAGGAATCCATCACCTCCGTGGGGGCAGATTCTGGGGATGACTTT GCGTCTGATGGCAGCAGCTCCAGGGATGACCTGCCCTCCCAGCTCCTTAGAAGAAATGATCAGATTCGGAAACTGGAGGCCAAGCTATCAG ACTACGCTGAGCAGCTACGAATTATGCAGAAGACGAAGGACAAGCTTGAAATTGCATTAGAAAGGCATCAGGATT CGTCCATAAAGAAACTTCAAGACCAGAATGAGAATCATCAAGCCAACAAAGCCAAAATGGCAGAGGGGATGGCTTTAGCTTTAGAAAAGAAGGATCAG GAATGGATGGAGAAGTTGGGCAGTGTGGAAAAG GAAAAGGCTGACCTGTCAGCTCGCCTAGAGGAGATGATGGAACAGAGCTTAGCACTCTTCCAGAAAAGGGATGACCTGGATGAACTGGAGGGctttcagcagcaggagctTGCTAAAGTGAAACACATG TTGCTAAGAAAGGAGGAGTTACTGAGCcagagagagcaggagctgcagcagaaggaCGGTGAAGTTCAGTCAGCAAAACGAGGGCTCTCTGAGGCCTGGGGAAAACTCCGTGCtctggaacagcagcatgaggagagctgcagactCAACTCTGAGCTTGAAATAGAGAG agaggagctgctgctgctcagagaagaGGCAGACAAGAAGATAAGTGAGCTGGAGGGACAATGTcaggagctgcagtctgtcatccAGCAAGTTTCTGAAGACTTCCAGAAG tccCAGAGTATGGTCTCAAATCTAGAGAAGTCACTCCATGAATTGCAGACTGAACACGATGCCCTGAAGTTGCAGCAACAAAAG GCTGCTGTGACCGAGGAGGACAAGGAGCGCTTGTTAGTGGACCTTCAGAAGAAAGTATCTTCATTGGAGAGACGGTTGGAAGGGAACCTGAGCCAAGATGAGCATCTACAGGAGCTTCTTCAGGAG AAGTCCAACGTGGAGACGATGTTGAAAGACaccagagcagagctgctggcTGTCCGAACAAACCATGCTGATACTGTTAGCTCTCTGGAGGCACAG GTATCCAGGATGAGCTGTACTATTACTGAGCTGCAGACTCTGCTCCGGCACAAAGAAGACTCCTCCAGGGcctacagagagagaacagacacacag ATTGCTAACCTGGAGCTGCAGGTCCTAGAGACTACTGAGAGGCTGAAGAGTGCAGAACAGCAGATCGCAGAGAAACAGCAACACATGGACAAAGTT CAAGGAGAGTGGAATGCAGAGAAAGCCTTTCTGGATCAGCAGGTGTGCTTGTTAGAGCAGCAGAGTCAGGAGAAGGCCAGTCGGCTGGAAGAAAGCATCAGCTCtttacagacagacaaacagatgctGCTGGACAGGGTG GCTGATCTGGACAAACAGATGAATGAGGCAAATTCCACTCTGAAGCAGCGGAGTGAAGAGATGGAGGACTGTAAG GCAGAGCTGAACAGCCGGCAGACATTGAGCACAGAAATTGCTAAAGCTCTGGAAGAAACCAGACGACAGAAGGAGGAGCTGCAAATGCAG GTTGGAGAGCTGACCAGAGACCTACAGACGTCGCAGCGGGAGCTGTCCACTGCCACCGAGAAGCTAGCGCTGAGAGAGGAAGATACCGAAACACTCCGGAACG agatGCAGAGTCGGCAGGCATTACTTgtccagctgcaggaggaagccGAGCGGCTGCGAGCACAGCTGAAGCAGATGGAGCTGGATAAAGACTCCCAGCTGACCAgcctgaaggaggagctgctcagtcaaacacagcagctagaTAGCTGCCAGGCACGG GTCTCGTacctggaggtggaggtggaaacCCTGACAGAACAGCTTCACAGCCCtgaagtgtgtgaggaggatCAAAATGGCAGTGTGACCGTGGACGACCTGGATCATGTCCAGAAAGTAAACCgagagctggagcagcagctcagcgACAAGAACAGG accatcaagcagctgcagcagagactggCAGAACTGAAGAGGACTCTGCAGAAAGAACTG AAACTAAAGCCTGAGCCAGAAGCTGAAGGGAGGGAGAAATTGTTAGAAAGCCGAgcagagaaacaagagaaggTTTGTCCAGACCCTCCACCAGCATCCACTCCGAGCCCCCCGACCTCCAACACCACAGTGACTAACACCTCAGACCTCAACGACTCACGGGAAATCAACTTTGAGTATCTCAAGCATGTTGTCCTCAAGTTCATGTCATCTAGAGATGCCGAG GCTTATCAGCTCATTCGAGCTGTAGCTGTGCTGCTGAACTTCAGTCGCGAGGAAGAGGAAATGCTGAAGCAAACCCTGGAGTACAAG ATGTCATGGTTTGGATCCAAGCCCTCTCCTAAGGGGACCATCCGGCCTTCAATCTCAGGCACTTCAACCAACTGGAGctga